In Chitinophaga sp. HK235, a single window of DNA contains:
- a CDS encoding DUF3526 domain-containing protein: MHRLNKYLFIAGTILQQEWRYMWRTALLPAIVAILLLTSGIALYYGQRVTGQHRNTIDSLQQHYEGQRIFLQKNLKSDTTTAQGKAAYISAAWPAVADHRLHCHAYNPPSPFSILSVGMSDLSAYYYPVSVKSSYTPAEEKVSNPLQLISGNFDTAFLLIYLLPLLAICISYHLLAQEKEQGTLALLEVQKGDIAGIVLVRLLSRYLLLLISIVFISTTGILLYTPLHHFSWLEWTAWNSVAAAWLALWMALIWFVIAWNTNAATNLVVLLSVWLLLLIILPAGCRLMISRSHTDDTAGNASLQRSIEWTTWDLPKKQLLDSFYQTYPQYRNPQAYDTSDNSSRHAMAYYELVDRRMQRIITTQEFSSSNELKAVASSLRYNPAVYTQLLLNSIARTDVSDYGYFRRQVQQFRYQWKQFFYQLHFNDQLLTDAGYKALPAYHPSYDPESPARWYNGILYLLMLTVVWMMAGWLVFRKRLAQRDF; this comes from the coding sequence ATGCACCGACTGAATAAATATTTGTTTATTGCGGGCACTATCCTGCAACAGGAATGGCGCTATATGTGGCGCACAGCGCTGCTACCCGCCATAGTAGCCATATTACTGCTCACGTCGGGCATAGCACTCTACTACGGACAGCGTGTGACCGGACAACACCGGAACACCATCGACAGCCTCCAACAACACTATGAAGGCCAACGGATTTTTTTGCAAAAAAATCTGAAGAGTGATACCACTACCGCTCAGGGTAAGGCGGCATACATCAGTGCAGCATGGCCGGCTGTGGCAGATCATCGCCTGCATTGTCATGCATATAACCCGCCGTCACCTTTTTCCATATTATCAGTAGGCATGAGCGATCTATCTGCCTATTATTATCCTGTCAGCGTAAAGAGCAGCTATACACCGGCAGAAGAAAAGGTCAGCAATCCGCTGCAGCTGATTTCGGGCAATTTCGACACGGCCTTTTTGCTCATCTACCTGCTGCCACTACTGGCTATCTGCATCAGCTATCATCTGCTGGCGCAGGAAAAAGAGCAGGGTACCTTAGCACTGTTGGAAGTACAGAAGGGCGATATCGCCGGAATAGTACTGGTGCGGCTGCTGTCACGTTACCTCCTGTTACTGATAAGTATTGTATTCATCAGTACAACAGGCATCCTGCTGTATACACCACTGCATCATTTCTCCTGGCTGGAATGGACAGCATGGAACAGTGTTGCCGCAGCATGGCTGGCATTATGGATGGCACTCATCTGGTTTGTGATTGCATGGAACACTAATGCTGCCACCAACCTGGTGGTTCTTTTAAGCGTATGGCTTTTATTGCTGATTATATTACCTGCAGGATGCAGGTTGATGATTAGCCGCTCTCATACAGATGATACTGCTGGTAATGCTTCATTACAGCGCAGCATCGAATGGACGACCTGGGACCTGCCCAAAAAACAGCTACTGGATAGCTTCTACCAGACATATCCACAATACCGCAACCCACAGGCATATGATACCAGTGACAACAGTTCCAGACATGCCATGGCATACTACGAACTGGTAGACCGGCGTATGCAACGGATCATCACCACTCAGGAATTCAGCAGCAGCAACGAATTAAAAGCCGTCGCCTCCTCGTTGCGGTATAACCCCGCCGTATACACGCAGCTATTACTGAATAGTATTGCCCGCACTGATGTATCTGACTATGGCTACTTCCGGCGGCAAGTACAGCAGTTCCGCTACCAATGGAAACAGTTCTTTTATCAGCTGCATTTTAATGACCAGCTGCTCACAGACGCCGGCTACAAAGCGCTACCGGCATATCATCCCTCCTATGACCCGGAAAGTCCGGCCCGCTGGTATAACGGCATCCTATACCTGCTGATGCTGACTGTCGTCTGGATGATGGCAGGATGGCTGGTATTCAGGAAGAGACTGGCGCAGCGGGACTTTTAA